The DNA segment CAGCTGCTTGTTCATTTTCTTGTTCGTTTTTAGACAAACCATAGAAATTTATCCAACTATTTTTATAGTGCAAAAGTAGAGTTCCCGTAATGATTTTATTCTTTTGTGTAGCTAATAGCAGTGTAGCTTTACCTTTTGTATATGCACGATTATACAATTCTTTAGCTAAGTTTTGAAAATAAGAATTGAAAAAAAATCTTTGAGTTTGTTTTTGATTG comes from the Bacteroidia bacterium genome and includes:
- a CDS encoding GNAT family N-acetyltransferase, with protein sequence NQKQTQRFFFNSYFQNLAKELYNRAYTKGKATLLLATQKNKIITGTLLLHYKNSWINFYGLSKNEQENEQAAVEILLWNAILLAKQNGATRFDFEGSMIEGVERIFRRFGAKPVPYLNITKNALPIFLRWLKKSGTV